One Kribbella sp. NBC_00662 genomic region harbors:
- the hemQ gene encoding hydrogen peroxide-dependent heme synthase, producing MTGKPKARELNDVIRYTLWSVFKVETPLGDADRDELTAELTDLVGKLAADDVVIRGIYDVEGFRADADFMIWWHAPTSDALQQAYHALRRSRLGRHLVPVWSQFALHRPAEFNKSHIPAFLADEEPRPYVCVYPFVRSYEWYLLPDEERRFMLAEHGKMARTYPDVRANTVASFALGDYEWILAFEADELHRMVDLMRDLRASTARRHVREEVPFYTGKRTELGELVANLV from the coding sequence GTGACAGGTAAGCCGAAAGCCCGTGAGCTCAACGACGTGATCCGCTACACCTTGTGGTCGGTCTTCAAGGTCGAGACACCGCTCGGTGATGCGGATCGGGACGAGCTGACCGCCGAGCTCACCGACCTGGTCGGGAAGCTCGCCGCCGACGACGTGGTGATCCGTGGCATCTACGACGTCGAGGGATTCCGGGCCGACGCCGACTTCATGATCTGGTGGCACGCGCCGACGTCCGACGCGCTGCAGCAGGCGTACCACGCGCTGCGCCGGTCGCGGCTCGGCCGGCACCTGGTCCCGGTCTGGTCGCAGTTCGCGCTGCACCGGCCGGCGGAGTTCAACAAGAGCCACATCCCGGCGTTCCTGGCCGACGAGGAGCCGCGGCCGTACGTCTGCGTCTACCCGTTCGTCCGGTCCTACGAGTGGTACCTGCTGCCGGACGAGGAGCGCCGGTTCATGCTCGCCGAGCACGGCAAGATGGCGCGCACCTACCCCGACGTACGGGCGAACACGGTCGCGTCGTTCGCGCTCGGCGACTACGAGTGGATCCTCGCCTTCGAGGCCGACGAGCTGCACCGGATGGTCGACCTGATGCGCGACCTGCGCGCGTCGACGGCCCGGCGGCACGTGCGCGAAGAGGTCCCGTTCTACACCGGCAAACGCACGGAGCTCGGCGAGCTGGTCGCTAACCTGGTGTGA
- a CDS encoding VOC family protein — MTRKAFPVLYVQDVRRSVEFYSLLGYESTYQFPLEGTPHYVGMERGDSSLGLSDANWPEAQLGITVGAAPRFELFVYVDDVEAEVEVFRAAGHPVLQEPATMPWGERQAYLADPEGNPVALATPI, encoded by the coding sequence ATGACTCGCAAGGCTTTTCCGGTGCTCTACGTCCAGGACGTGCGCCGGTCGGTCGAGTTCTACAGCCTGCTCGGCTACGAGTCGACGTACCAGTTCCCGCTGGAAGGTACCCCGCACTACGTCGGCATGGAGCGAGGCGACTCGTCGCTCGGCCTGTCCGACGCGAACTGGCCCGAGGCCCAGCTCGGCATCACCGTGGGTGCTGCACCGCGCTTCGAGCTGTTCGTGTACGTCGACGACGTCGAGGCCGAGGTGGAAGTCTTCCGGGCCGCGGGCCATCCCGTCCTGCAGGAGCCCGCGACCATGCCCTGGGGTGAGCGACAGGCGTACCTCGCCGACCCGGAGGGCAACCCGGTCGCGCTGGCCACACCGATCTAG